One part of the Actinomycetota bacterium genome encodes these proteins:
- a CDS encoding sugar ABC transporter substrate-binding protein, translated as LMIFPLDASGANALYEEVVAKGIPVINYGAATQTPTPASFTVATNVKAAAMIATEKVIEAMGGKGGILNVLEVVTDPNTILRKEGVEEAVAKYPDVTIVQTIGDMNAVEQCIEKISNALAAQGDKINGIVTTGYNPTVAAATILSEMKNDKIAFVGIDDDPVVLKAIEEGYITGTFNQNPYLQGYAVPVLLEYLIDGMETKEDYVFIDSSGVVITKDNLDSFMDLLWGAADDLVKNAKTTYFK; from the coding sequence CTCATGATATTTCCGTTAGATGCTTCCGGTGCAAACGCTCTATATGAGGAAGTTGTCGCTAAGGGAATACCTGTTATTAATTATGGTGCAGCAACACAAACTCCCACTCCTGCTTCTTTTACAGTTGCCACCAACGTAAAAGCAGCTGCAATGATAGCAACTGAAAAAGTTATCGAAGCAATGGGCGGAAAGGGCGGAATATTAAACGTGCTTGAGGTTGTAACTGATCCTAATACTATTCTCAGAAAAGAAGGTGTTGAAGAAGCAGTCGCGAAATATCCTGATGTAACCATAGTCCAAACCATCGGAGACATGAATGCAGTTGAGCAGTGCATTGAAAAAATCAGCAATGCTTTGGCTGCACAAGGTGATAAAATAAACGGTATAGTAACAACAGGGTATAATCCAACTGTTGCTGCTGCTACCATATTGTCAGAAATGAAAAATGATAAAATAGCATTTGTTGGTATTGATGATGACCCTGTTGTTTTAAAAGCTATTGAAGAAGGATATATAACAGGAACATTTAACCAGAATCCTTATCTGCAGGGTTATGCTGTGCCGGTACTGCTTGAATATTTAATCGATGGCATGGAAACAAAGGAAGACTATGTATTTATTGATTCTTCCGGAGTAGTAATAACAAAAGACAATCTGGACAGCTTTATGGATCTACTCTGGGGTGCCGCTGATGATTTGGTTAAAAACGCAAAAACTACTTATTTTAAATAA